Proteins found in one Triticum aestivum cultivar Chinese Spring chromosome 4D, IWGSC CS RefSeq v2.1, whole genome shotgun sequence genomic segment:
- the LOC123095638 gene encoding 63 kDa globulin-like protein encodes MATRARVTIPLLFLLGTSLLFAAAVSASHDEEDDRRGGHSLQQCVQRCQQDRPRYSHARCVQECRDDQQQHGRHEQEEQGRGHGRHGEGGREEEQGRGRGRHGQGEREEEQGRGHGRHGQGEREEEQGRGRGRHGQEEREEHGRREQEEQGQGRGRRGEGERDEEHGDSRRPYVFGPRSFRSIIRSDHGFVKALRPFDEVSRLLRGIRNYRVAIMEVNPRAFVVPGLTDADGVGYVAQGEGVLTVIENGEKRSYTVREGDVIVAPAGSIMHLANTDGRRKLIIAKILHTISVPGMFQYFSAKPLLASLSKRVLRAALKTSDERLERLLDPRQGQEKTGGSMSIVRASEEQLHELSRQASEGSQGHHWPLPPFRGDSRDTYNLLEQRPRIANRHGRLYEADARSFHALAQHDVRVAVANITPGSMTAPYLNTQSFKLAVVLEGEGEVQIVCPHLGRDSERREQGKGRWSEEEDDDQRQQRRRGSGSESESESEEQQDQQRYQTIRARVSRGSAFVVPPGHPVVEIASSQGSSNLQVVCFEINAERNERVWLAGRNNVIGKLDNPAQELTFGRPAREVQEVFRAKDQQDEGFVAGPEQQEQERGDRRRGDRGRGDEAVEAFLRMATAAL; translated from the exons ATGGCGACCAGAGCCAGAGTAACCatccctctcctcttcctcctggGAACCAGCCTTCTCTTCGCCGCGGCTGTTTCGGCCTCCCATGACGAGGAGGACGACAGGCGCGGTGGGCACTCGCTGCAGCAGTGCGTGCAGCGGTGCCAGCAGGACCGGCCGCGGTACTCGCATGCCCGGTGCGTGCAGGAGTGCCGGGACGACCAGCAGCAGCACGGAAGGCACGAGCAGGAGGAGCAGGGCCGCGGCCATGGCCGGCACGGCGAGGGGGGGCGTGAGGAGGAGCAGGGCCGTGGGCGTGGCCGGCACGGCCAGGGAGAGCGTGAGGAGGAGCAGggccgtggccatggccggcacGGCCAGGGAGAGCGAGAGGAGGAGCAGGGCCGCGGCCGTGGCCGGCACGGCCAGGAAGAGCGTGAGGAGCACGGGAGGCGCGAGCAGGAGGAGCAGGGCCAAGGCCGTGGCCGGCGCGGCGAGGGAGAGCGTGATGAGGAGCACGGGGATAGCCGCCGGCCGTACGTGTTCGGCCCGCGCAGCTTCCGTAGCATCATCCGGAGCGACCACGGGTTCGTCAAGGCACTTCGCCCGTTCGACGAAGTGTCCAGGCTCCTCCGGGGCATCAGGAACTACCGCGTCGCCATCATGGAGGTGAACCCGCGCGCGTTCGTCGTGCCAGGACTCACGGACGCGGACGGCGTCGGCTACGTCGCTCAAG GCGAGGGGGTACTGACGGTGATTGAGAACGGCGAGAAGCGGTCCTACACCGTCAGGGAAGGCGATGTCATCGTGGCGCCGGCGGGGTCTATCATGCACCTGGCCAACACCGACGGCCGGAGGAAGCTGATCATCGCCAAGATTCTCCACACCATCTCCGTGCCCGGCATGTTCCAG TATTTCTCGGCCAAGCCTCTCTTGGCGAGTTTGAGCAAACGCGTGCTGAGAGCGGCTCTCAAG ACCTCCGATGAGCGCCTGGAGAGGCTGTTAGATCCGCGCCAAGGCCAGGAGAAGACAGGGGGGTCCATGTCCATCGTCCGCGCGTCCGAGGAGCAGCTCCACGAGCTGAGTCGCCAGGCGTCCGAGGGCAGCCAGGGCCATCACTGGCCCCTCCCCCCGTTCCGCGGCGACTCGCGCGACACCTACAACCTCCTGGAGCAGCGCCCCAGGATCGCCAACCGCCATGGCCGCCTCTACGAGGCCGACGCCCGCAGCTTCCACGCCCTCGCCCAGCACGACGTCCGTGTCGCCGTGGCCAACATCACGCCG GGTTCTATGACCGCGCCGTACTTGAACACCCAGTCGTTCAAGCTCGCCGTCGTGCTGGAAGGCGAGGGCGAGGTGCAGATCGTGTGCCCGCACCTCGGCCGCGACAGCGAGCGCCGCGAGCAAGGCAAGGGCAGGTGGAGCGAGGAAGAGGACGACGACCAGCGGCAGCAACGCCGACGCGGGTCCGGCTCCGAGTCCGAGTCCGAGTCGGAGGAGCAGCAGGATCAGCAGAGATACCAGACCATCCGCGCGAGGGTGTCACGCGGCTCGGCGTTCGTGGTGCCCCCCGGCCACCCGGTGGTGGAGATCGCCTCGTCCCAAGGCAGCAGCAACCTCCAGGTGGTGTGCTTCGAGATCAACGCCGAGCGGAACGAGAGGGTGTGGCTCGCCGGGAGGAACAACGTGATCGGCAAGCTGGACAACCCCGCCCAGGAGCTCACGTTCGGCAGGCCCGCCAGGGAGGTGCAGGAGGTGTTCCGCGCCAAGGATCAGCAGGACGAGGGCTTCGTCGCCGGTCCCGAGCAGCAGGAGCAGGAGCGCGGGGACCGCCGCCGTGGTGACCGCGGGCGCGGCGACGAAGCCGTGGAGGCGTTCCTGAGGATGGCGACCGCCGCGCTCTGA